A genomic region of Vicinamibacterales bacterium contains the following coding sequences:
- a CDS encoding efflux RND transporter periplasmic adaptor subunit, translating into MKRVVGICALGVATAVSACTRASAGAAERKPDAKTVAVAPVTRGDVTQALTIGAEFRANQEIDVHAKVAGYLQSITVDVGDHVKEGQLLALLEVPELQNEAQQDEAAITRAAEDVNRAQADLDRAGAAHDASHLAAARLAAVDKTRPKLIAQQDLDEVASRDRQAEAQVATAKASVAAARGQLEYARANGRKTQTLLNYTRISAPFSGVITRRYADHGAMIQAGTSSQTQTMPIVRLSEVDTLRLVLAVPESAVPSIRLKTPVTVAVPAIGRTFAGAVARFADRLDPDTRTMPVEVDVPNPSGELMPGMNAAATIALREARDVLTVPVEAIDRGGGRGSLVVVTRDGVIEPRTVTVGLESASRVEVSGPIAAGDLVVIGARDQLKRGTAVTPKIVSPATQGEK; encoded by the coding sequence ATGAAGCGAGTCGTAGGTATCTGCGCGCTCGGCGTCGCCACCGCAGTCTCTGCCTGTACACGGGCGAGCGCGGGGGCTGCCGAGCGCAAGCCGGATGCGAAAACCGTCGCGGTGGCCCCGGTCACCCGCGGTGACGTCACCCAGGCGCTCACCATCGGCGCCGAGTTCCGCGCCAACCAGGAGATCGACGTCCACGCCAAGGTGGCCGGCTACCTGCAGTCGATCACCGTCGACGTCGGCGACCACGTCAAGGAAGGGCAGTTGCTCGCGTTGCTGGAGGTGCCCGAGCTGCAGAACGAAGCGCAGCAGGACGAGGCGGCCATCACCCGCGCCGCGGAGGACGTCAACCGCGCCCAGGCGGATCTCGATCGCGCCGGCGCCGCGCACGACGCGTCGCACCTGGCTGCGGCGCGGCTGGCCGCCGTCGACAAGACACGCCCGAAGCTGATCGCGCAGCAGGATCTCGACGAGGTCGCCTCGCGCGACCGCCAGGCGGAAGCGCAGGTCGCCACGGCCAAGGCCTCGGTGGCGGCGGCACGAGGTCAGCTCGAGTACGCCAGGGCGAACGGCCGCAAGACGCAGACGTTGCTCAACTACACCCGGATCTCGGCGCCGTTCTCGGGCGTGATCACGCGCCGCTACGCCGACCATGGCGCGATGATCCAGGCCGGCACCTCGTCGCAGACGCAGACGATGCCGATCGTGCGGCTGTCGGAGGTCGACACGCTGCGCCTGGTCCTGGCGGTGCCGGAGTCGGCGGTGCCGAGCATCCGGCTCAAGACGCCGGTCACGGTTGCTGTGCCGGCCATCGGCCGCACGTTCGCCGGCGCGGTCGCGCGCTTCGCCGATCGGCTCGATCCGGATACCCGGACGATGCCGGTGGAGGTCGATGTGCCGAACCCGTCGGGGGAGCTGATGCCGGGCATGAACGCCGCCGCGACGATAGCGCTCAGGGAGGCGCGTGACGTGCTGACGGTGCCGGTCGAGGCGATCGACCGGGGCGGCGGACGCGGCAGCCTGGTCGTCGTCACCAGAGATGGCGTGATCGAGCCGCGCACGGTGACGGTGGGGCTGGAGTCGGCGTCGCGGGTCGAGGTCAGCGGACCGATCGCGGCCGGCGACCTC